DNA sequence from the Streptomyces canus genome:
TGTGGGCGCGGGTCGCCGAGGTGTGCGGCGCGCCCGGCGCCGGAGCGCAGGCACAGCACGCCGTGGTGTCGCCGGTGATGATGACCCGCCGCGACCCGTGGGTGAACATGCTGCGCGCGACGATCGCCACCCTGGCCGCCGGGGTCGGCGGGGCCGAGGCCGTCACCGTGCTGCCCTTCGACCACGCGCTCGGTCTGCCGGACGCGTTCGCCCGGCGGATCGCCCGCAACACCTCGACGATCCTGGTCGAGGAGTCGCACCTGTCCCGGGTGATCGACCCGGCGGGCGGCTCCTGGTACGTGGAGCGGCTCACCGACGAACTCGCCGAGGCCGCCTGGCGGTTCTTCCGGACGATCGAACGCGACGGCGGCCAGGCGGCCGTCCTGCGCTCCGGCCGCCTGCGCACGGACCTGGCGACGACGTGGGCGCAGCGCTCCAAGAAGCTCGCGACGCGCCGCGAACCGGTCACCGGCGTCAGCGAGTTCCCGTTCCTGTCCGAGAAGCCGGTCGTGCGGGACCCCGCCCCCGAGCAGCCGGCGGGCGGTCTGCCCCGCGTGCGGCGCGACGAGGCGTACGAGGATCTGCGCGCCCGCTCCGACGCGCACCTCGCGGCGACCGGGTCCCGGCCGCGGGTCTTCCTGGCCGCGATCGGCCCCGCCGCCGCCCACACCGCCCGCACGACCTTCGCCGCCAACCTCTTCCAGGCCGGCGGCATCGAGCCCGTCACCGAGGGCACCTTCGAGGAGAGCGGCGCCACCGAGGTCTGCCTGTGCTCCAGCGACGCGCTGTACGAGGAACGGGCCGAGGACGTCGCAGGGACCCTGAAGGCGGAAGGCGCGCGGCACGTGTTCCTCGCCGGGCGGCCCGGGCAGTACTCCGGCGTGGACTCCTACGTCTTCGCGGGCTGCGACGCCGTCGCCGTGCTCACCGCCACCCTCGACCGCATGGGAGTGTCCTGATGGGAATCCCCGACTTCACCGGCATCGAGCTGGGGACCCCGACCACCGCCGGCGGCGCCGACGAGTGGCGTACGGCCGTCAAGAACGCCACCGAGGGCGCCGAGCCGGTCTGGGAGACGCCGGAGGGCATCGAGGTCAAGCCGCTCTACACCGGCGCCGACCTGGAGGGCCTGGACTTCCTGGAGACGTACCCGGGTGTGGCCCCGTATCTGCGCGGGCCGTATCCGACGATGTACGTCAACCAGCCCTGGACGATCCGCCAGTACGCGGGCTTCTCCACCGCCGAGGAGTCCAACGCCTTCTACCGACGCAACCTCGCGGCCGGCCAGAAGGGCCTGTCGGTCGCCTTCGACCTGCCCACGCACCGCGGTTACGACAGCGACCACCCGCGCGTGACCGGGGACGTCGGCATGGCGGGTGTCGCCATCGACTCGATCCTCGACATGCGGCAGCTCTTCGACGGCATCCCGCTGGACAAGATGTCCGTGTCGATGACGATGAACGGCGCCGTGCTGCCGGTGCTGGCGCTGTACATCGTCGCCGCCGAGGAACAGGGCGTACCGCCCGAGAAGTTGGCCGGGACCATCCAGAACGACATCCTCAAGGAGTTCATGGTCCGCAACACCTACATCTATCCGCCGAAGCCGTCGATGCGGATCATCTCCGACATCTTCGCCTACACCTCGCAGCGGATGCCCCGCTACAACTCGATCTCCATCTCCGGCTATCACATCCAGGAGGCGGGCGCGACGGCCGACCTGGAGCTGGCGTACACCCTCGCGGACGGCGTGGAGTACCTCCGGGCGGGCCGTGAAGTGGGCCTGGACGTGGACGCGTTCGCGCCCCGGCTGTCCTTCTTCTGGGCGATCGGCATGAACTTCTTCATGGAGATCGCCAAGCTGCGCGCGGCGCGCCTGCTGTGGGCCAAGCTGGTCCGGCAGTTCGACCCGCAGAACCCCAAGTCCCTTTCCCTGCGCACCCATTCACAGACCTCCGGCTGGTCGCTGACCGCGCAGGACGTGTTCAACAACGTGACGCGCACCTGTGTGGAGGCGATGGCGGCGACGCAGGGCCACACCCAGTCGCTGCACACCAACGCCCTCGACGAGGCACTGGCGCTGCCCACCGACTTCTCCGCGCGCATCGCCCGCAACACCCAGCTGCTGATCCAGCAGGAGTCCGGCACCACCCGGGTCATCGACCCGTGGGGCGGCAGCGCGTACGTGGAGAAGCTGACGTACGACCTCGCGCGCAAGGCCTGGCAGCACATCCAGGAGGTGGAGGCGGCGGGCGGCATGGCCAAGGCGATCGACGCCGGCATCCCCAAGCTGCGTATCGAGGAGGCCGCGGCCCGCACCCAGGCCCGTATCGACTCCGGGCGCCAGCCGGTGATCGGCGTCAACAAGTACCGGGTCGAGACCGACGAGGCGATCGACGTCCTCAAGGTCGACAACTCCTCCGTGCGGACCCAGCAGATCGAGAAGCTGCGGCGGCTGCGCGCCGAGCGGGACGAGACCGCGTGCCGGGACGCGCTGGACGCGCTGACCCGGGCCGCCGACGGCGACGGCAACCTGCTGGAGCTGGCCGTGCACGCGGCCCGCGCGAAGGCCACCGTCGGCGAGATCTCCGACGCCCTGGAAAAGGTGTACGGCCGGCACGCGAGCCAGATCCGTACGATCTCCGGCGTGTACCGCAACGAGGCAGGAGAGTCCCCGAACGTGGACCGCACCCGCGCGCTGGTGGACGCCTTCGACGAGGCCGAGGGCCGCCGCCCGCGCATCCTGGTCGCGAAGATGGGCCAGGACGGCCACGACCGCGGTCAGAAGGTGATCGCCACCGCCTTCGCCGACCTCGGCTTCGACGTCGACGTCGGCCCGCTGTTCCAGACCCCGGGCGAGGTGGCCCGGCAGGCCGTGGAGGCGGACGTGCACATCGTCGGCGTCTCGTCGCTGGCCGCGGGGCACCTCACCCTCGTACCGGCGCTGCGCGAGGCGCTCGCCGAGGAGGGCCGGGAGGACATCATGATCGTGGTGGGCGGGGTCATCCCGCCGCAGGACGTGCCGACCCTGCTGGAGATGGGCGCGGCGGCCGTGTTCCCGCCGGGGACGGTGATCCCGGACGCGGCGTACGACCTGGTGGAGCGTCTGTCGGCCGACCTCGGGCACGGGCAGTGATCGGTCTCGACACGTATGTGAAGGGCGTGCTCGACGGGAAGCGGGCGATCGTGGCCCGCGCCATCACCCTCGTCGAGTCCACGCACCCCCGACACCGGTCGCAGGCACAGGAGTTGCTCACCGAGCTGCTCCCGCACAGCGGCCGGGCCCGGCGGATCGGGGTCAGCGGGGTGCCGGGCGTGGGGAAGTCGACGTTCATCGACGCGTTCGGCACGATGCTCACCTCGCTGGGGCACCGGGTGGCGGTGCTCGCGGTGGACCCGTCCTCCACTCGCACGGGCGGCTCGATCCTGGGCGACAAGACCCGGATGGAGCGCCTGGCGGTCGACCCTGCCGCCTTCGTACGGCCCTCCCCCAGCGCGGGCACACTCGGCGGAGTGGCGAAGGCGACCCGGGAGTCGATGGTCGTGATGGAGGCCGCCGGCTACGACGTGATCCTGGTCGAGACCGTCGGCGTCGGCCAGTCGGAGACCGCGGTCGCCGACATGGTCGACTCCTTCCTGCTGCTGAGTCTGGCCCGCACCGGCGACCAGCTCCAGGGCATCAAGAAGGGCGTCCTGGAACTCGCCGACGTGATCGCGGTGAACAAGGCGGACGGCCCGCACGAGCGTGACGCCCGCTCGGCCGCACGTGAACTGGCGGGCGCACTGCGGCTCATGCACGGCAAGGACGCCTTCTGGACTCCCCCGGTACTGAGTTGCAGTGCCCGCGAGTCGGCCGGCCTGGACGTGGTGTGGGAACGGCTCGAGCAGCACCGGACGCTCCTCGACTCCACCGGGCGGCTCACCGCCAAGCGGCGCGACCAGCAGGTCGGCTGGGCCTGGGCGATGGTGCGGGACGAACTCCTCGGCCGCCTGCACGCCGACCCGGCCGTGCAGTCCCTCGCCCCGGGCCTCGAACAGCAGGTCCGGGAGGGCCGGTTGACGGCCACGCTGGCCGCCGAGCGGATCCTGGAGGCGTTCGGTCAGGACACCGAGCGCAGGTAGGTGCCAAGGCGGGCGATCGCCGACGGGTTGCGGGGGCTCTCGACCAGGTCGACGCAGTCGAGGACGAAGATCCGCTTGTGTTCGACGGCGGAGACGCCCCGCAACGGGCCGTAGGAGAGCAGGAACTTCTTCTTCCGCTCGGCGCTCACGTCGCCGTAGTCGCAGACGACGATGACGTCGGGGTTCCGCTCGACGACGCTCTCCCAGCCGGCCGTGGTCCACGAATCGTCCACGTGGTGCATGACGTTGACCCCGCCGGCCTTGCTGATGATCTCGTCGGGGGTGGCCCAGCGGCCTGAGGTGAAGGGCTGGTCCTGGCCGCTGTCGTAGAGGAAGACCTTGGGCTTCTTCGGGAGTGCCTGCGCTGCGACGGCGGCGACCTGCTTCTGAAGCCGGCGATCAGCGTGGCCGCGCGCTTCTCCACACCGAACAGCTTCCCGAGGTTGGTGAGGTCGGCGTACAGGGCCTCGAGGGGCGGCATGATGCCGCGGGAGGTCTGGGTACGGCCGTTGCGGCAGGACTCGGTGAGGACGTACGAGGGGATGCCGAGCTTCTTCAGCGCGTCCGGGGTGAAGCCGTTGTCGTCGCGGAAGCCGTAGTTCCAGCCGGCGAAGACGAAGTCGCCCTTGGCGTCGAGGACGTTCTCCTTGGTGAGCTGGTCCTTGGAGAGCCACGTGACCTTGTCGTAGCCGTCCTTCCAGGGCACGCCGGTCAGGTCGCCCTTGTCGTCGGGCATGGCGAACCCGGCCATGCGGTCCTCCAGACCGAGCGCGAACATCAGCTCGGTGATCCCGACGTCGTTGGTGACGACACGTTCCGGGACCTTGTCGTAGGTGACCTTCCGGCCGCAGTTGGTGAGGGTGACGGAGGTGGACCTCCCGTCGTCGGACGACTCGACGGTCGCACCGCAGCCGGTGGCTGCAGCGGCGAGACACAGGGCGGCGGCGAGCAGCTTGCGCATGGGGATGCTTACGGGAGCAGGTCGAAAGGGAGCTGGAGGGCGCCGGTCTCCGGATGCCGTACGGCGTGGGCGCGGACCCCGAACACCTCCGCGAGCAGCGTCGGTTGGAGCACGTCGTGCGGTGGTCCCGAGACGACGATCCGGCCGCCCGCGATGACGTACAGGAGATCGCAGTGCGCGGCGGCCAGGTTGAGGTCGTGCAGGGCGGCCAGCACGGTGAGGCCGCTGCCGCGGACCAGGGACAGGACGTCCAACTGGTGGGCGATGTCGAGGTGGTTGGTCGGCTCGTCGAGGACCAGAACACGCGGCTGCTGGGCCAACGCGCGGGCGATCAGCACCCGTTGTCTCTCACCGCCCGACAGGGCGAGGAAGCCGCGGTCGGCGAGGTGCCGTACACCGGTCCGGTCCATCGCGTCGGCGCAGATCTCCTGGTCCGCGGCGGCCGTACGGCCCCGGTGCGGCAGCCGGCCCATGGCGACCACCTCGGCGACGGTGAAGTCGAACTCGGCGGACGACTCCTGCGGCAGCGCGGCCAGCACCCGGGCGGCGGCGCGCGGGTCCATGGTGTGCACGTCGTCGCTCCGGTCAGCCCGGCCCACAGGAACCGGAACACCTGTGCCCACCCGATCCCGGCGGCCCCGAGGGCGACACCGCACCCGAGCGAGAGCACCAGCAGGAGTGCCAGACCGAGGACCGGCGGGACCACGGGTATGCGGCGGGGAACCGGACTTCGGGGCACGGCAGGAACGTCCTTCGCCAAGGGCCGCCTCCCGGACATGCAGCGGAAGACGAGCCCGTACGACCGTGCCGGCCGCGCGATCCCCTCTCGCAGTCCTCGGCGAGCAGTGAACGGTGTCGCGCCACCCACAGGTGATCGGGCTCGCGCGACGCACCACCTGGTCACCGCGCACACCGTTGCGGGTCAGCGCCGGAATCTCACCGGACTTCCCCCGCGGGAGGCTCGGGGAGCGTAACAAACAGGGGTGAAGGCGCCACCGTGGCCCCGGCGGTCAGGCCTGTGGAATGTCCCTGCCGGTCGGCCGGTACTCCAGCAGCAGAACCCGCCCGTCCAGGGCCCGGTGGCCGATCAGGGCCAGGTCGGCCGACGCGATGCCCGCGAAGAACGGCTCGCGGCCCGAGGCTCCCAGCAGCAGGGGGAACGTCATGAGCCTGAGGCGGTCGACGAGGCCGGCGCCGCACAGCTGCCGTGCCAGGGTGAGGCTCCCCATGGTGCGGAGCGGTACCCGACTTTCGCGCTTGAGCCTGTCGACCTCGGCGACGACGTCGTCACGGCAGACGCGGGTGTTCGGCCACGAGGCCGCCTCCAGAGTTCTCGAGAACACGATCGTGTTCAGCTGGGCCAGCCGGTGCGACGACGCGTCCCGCGCCTCCTCGGGCAGGCCCGCGAGCGCCTCGTAGGTCCGTCGGCCGAGGATCACGAGTTGCGGCAGGGCGAGTTCGGCGGTGATCCACTCCTCGAGTTCGGGGCCGGGGTATCCGAAGTAGCCGGGCGAGCTGGCCCCGCCGGCCCATCCGTCCACGGAGAGGAACAGATCGACGGTCAGGGGCTGTGTCCGGGTCCGCATGGCCGGTCCTCCTGGTGCTCGTGTGTCGTGGCCCTTGCACCGGATACGTCGAAGCCGATCCGGACTTCTCGACACCCGCCGGAGGTCGGACTTCGCGGCACCCCGACAGGAGCGGCCCGTTCACCCCCCGCGTCGACGACCCCGGGTGCGAGCCCCGTCCCGCCCACCGCGGCACCTGCGTAGACCGCGGAGCCCGCACGACATCGCCCCGCCCGGAGAGGCGACGAGCATCACAAGTGGTCAGCTCCGCAACGGAGTTGACAGGTCAGGAGCGGGCGGTCGCTCCAGGCCCGGACGTCACACAGCCGGTCGGGGCTGGGGACTCTGAGACTCCGGCCCCGCCTCCCGCACCGCCACGTCGTCGGACGGGGTCGTCGGGGTCTCCCGCACCTTGGCGACGGCCACCGCCATCTGCTGTCGCAGTTCCTCCGGCACCTGGGTGCCGTGGATGGCTCCCATCAGGTCCTGCGCGAGGTGGTGCAGCTTGGTGTTGGTGTTCTGGGAGGCGGTGACGAGCACCGTCCAGGCGTCCTCGGCACTCAGCCCGAAGGTGGCCATGACGATCCCGCGGGCCACGTCGATGGTCGGCCGGGTCCGCATCGCCCGGCGCAGCTGGTCGACCTCCAGGCGCAGCTCCTGGTCGACGTCCGTGTCCCGGGACCGCTCCTCGGGGACGGTCGCGCGCTCGGCGGTCGGGGCGTCGGGGTTTCCGGAGTCCTCGGTCACGAACAATTCGCGGGCACCGGTCAGGTCGAGCAGGCGCCCGACGGCCGGGCTGTACGCCCGGACGGTGACCGTCTTGCCCTGGTCGAGGGCCTCCCGGCGCAGGTCCAGCAGGAGGTTGAGGCCGCCGCAGTCGCAGAACCCGACTGCGTCCAGATCCAGGTCCACGCCGGTGGCCGAGCGGTCCAGAACGGCGTACAGCTCGGACTGGAGCGCCTGGGCTCCGACGTCGAACTCACCGCGGCAGGTGACGTCCGTCCGTTCCCCGGCCACCACGGCCTCGATCGTGGCCAGACACGGCGGACGCGCGTCCAGCGTGGTGAGGCGCTGCGCCGAGTGCGCAGATTCCGGCATGGCCCTCTCCCT
Encoded proteins:
- a CDS encoding methylmalonyl-CoA mutase family protein; translation: MTVLPDDGLSLAAEFPDANLEQWHGLVAGVLRKSGKEVSGTAAEDALSTALEDGLRTRPLYTAHDAAPDPGFPGFSPFVRGARAEGNTTGGWDVRQRHAVADNTAVLTDLENGVTSLWLVAGKGGIPVTSLGKVLDGVYLDLAPVALDAGSQVNSAAQELLRLYDERGIDRKAARGSLGADPLGHQARTGEASDFAPVVPLARRCAEEYPGLRALTVDALPYHEAGGSAAQELGASIATGVAYLRELTEAGLSVEQACAQLEFRYAATADQFLTIAKLRAARRLWARVAEVCGAPGAGAQAQHAVVSPVMMTRRDPWVNMLRATIATLAAGVGGAEAVTVLPFDHALGLPDAFARRIARNTSTILVEESHLSRVIDPAGGSWYVERLTDELAEAAWRFFRTIERDGGQAAVLRSGRLRTDLATTWAQRSKKLATRREPVTGVSEFPFLSEKPVVRDPAPEQPAGGLPRVRRDEAYEDLRARSDAHLAATGSRPRVFLAAIGPAAAHTARTTFAANLFQAGGIEPVTEGTFEESGATEVCLCSSDALYEERAEDVAGTLKAEGARHVFLAGRPGQYSGVDSYVFAGCDAVAVLTATLDRMGVS
- the scpA gene encoding methylmalonyl-CoA mutase, coding for MGIPDFTGIELGTPTTAGGADEWRTAVKNATEGAEPVWETPEGIEVKPLYTGADLEGLDFLETYPGVAPYLRGPYPTMYVNQPWTIRQYAGFSTAEESNAFYRRNLAAGQKGLSVAFDLPTHRGYDSDHPRVTGDVGMAGVAIDSILDMRQLFDGIPLDKMSVSMTMNGAVLPVLALYIVAAEEQGVPPEKLAGTIQNDILKEFMVRNTYIYPPKPSMRIISDIFAYTSQRMPRYNSISISGYHIQEAGATADLELAYTLADGVEYLRAGREVGLDVDAFAPRLSFFWAIGMNFFMEIAKLRAARLLWAKLVRQFDPQNPKSLSLRTHSQTSGWSLTAQDVFNNVTRTCVEAMAATQGHTQSLHTNALDEALALPTDFSARIARNTQLLIQQESGTTRVIDPWGGSAYVEKLTYDLARKAWQHIQEVEAAGGMAKAIDAGIPKLRIEEAAARTQARIDSGRQPVIGVNKYRVETDEAIDVLKVDNSSVRTQQIEKLRRLRAERDETACRDALDALTRAADGDGNLLELAVHAARAKATVGEISDALEKVYGRHASQIRTISGVYRNEAGESPNVDRTRALVDAFDEAEGRRPRILVAKMGQDGHDRGQKVIATAFADLGFDVDVGPLFQTPGEVARQAVEADVHIVGVSSLAAGHLTLVPALREALAEEGREDIMIVVGGVIPPQDVPTLLEMGAAAVFPPGTVIPDAAYDLVERLSADLGHGQ
- the meaB gene encoding methylmalonyl Co-A mutase-associated GTPase MeaB, which encodes MIGLDTYVKGVLDGKRAIVARAITLVESTHPRHRSQAQELLTELLPHSGRARRIGVSGVPGVGKSTFIDAFGTMLTSLGHRVAVLAVDPSSTRTGGSILGDKTRMERLAVDPAAFVRPSPSAGTLGGVAKATRESMVVMEAAGYDVILVETVGVGQSETAVADMVDSFLLLSLARTGDQLQGIKKGVLELADVIAVNKADGPHERDARSAARELAGALRLMHGKDAFWTPPVLSCSARESAGLDVVWERLEQHRTLLDSTGRLTAKRRDQQVGWAWAMVRDELLGRLHADPAVQSLAPGLEQQVREGRLTATLAAERILEAFGQDTERR
- a CDS encoding ABC transporter ATP-binding protein, whose product is MHVREAALGEGRSCRAPKSGSPPHTRGPAGPRSGTPAGALARVRCRPRGRRDRVGTGVPVPVGRADRSDDVHTMDPRAAARVLAALPQESSAEFDFTVAEVVAMGRLPHRGRTAAADQEICADAMDRTGVRHLADRGFLALSGGERQRVLIARALAQQPRVLVLDEPTNHLDIAHQLDVLSLVRGSGLTVLAALHDLNLAAAHCDLLYVIAGGRIVVSGPPHDVLQPTLLAEVFGVRAHAVRHPETGALQLPFDLLP
- a CDS encoding dihydrofolate reductase family protein, with the translated sequence MRTRTQPLTVDLFLSVDGWAGGASSPGYFGYPGPELEEWITAELALPQLVILGRRTYEALAGLPEEARDASSHRLAQLNTIVFSRTLEAASWPNTRVCRDDVVAEVDRLKRESRVPLRTMGSLTLARQLCGAGLVDRLRLMTFPLLLGASGREPFFAGIASADLALIGHRALDGRVLLLEYRPTGRDIPQA
- a CDS encoding ANTAR domain-containing protein, with amino-acid sequence MPESAHSAQRLTTLDARPPCLATIEAVVAGERTDVTCRGEFDVGAQALQSELYAVLDRSATGVDLDLDAVGFCDCGGLNLLLDLRREALDQGKTVTVRAYSPAVGRLLDLTGARELFVTEDSGNPDAPTAERATVPEERSRDTDVDQELRLEVDQLRRAMRTRPTIDVARGIVMATFGLSAEDAWTVLVTASQNTNTKLHHLAQDLMGAIHGTQVPEELRQQMAVAVAKVRETPTTPSDDVAVREAGPESQSPQPRPAV